The proteins below are encoded in one region of Populus alba chromosome 2, ASM523922v2, whole genome shotgun sequence:
- the LOC118052672 gene encoding probable arabinose 5-phosphate isomerase — protein sequence MGSLPPSLDLPSPNAKSQQIDQTTLLNLFKSQQNHLNYFFQNLDLSQTLTFTQTLLHCNGTIFFSGVGKSGFVANKISQTLISLGIRAGFLSPLDALHGDIGALYASDILVLFSKSGNTEELLRLVPCAKAKGAYLVSVTSVEGNALTAVCDMNVRLPLERELCPFDLAPVTSTAIQMVFGDTVAIALMGARNLSKEEYAANHPAGRIGKSLIFKVKDVMKKQNELPICKEGDLIMDQLVELTSKGCGCLLVIDEEHHLIGTFTDGDLRRTLKASGEAIFKLTVGEMCNRNPRTIGPDAMAVEAMKKMESPPSPVQFLPVIKDDNILIGIVTLHGLVSAGL from the exons ATGGGCTCACTTCCACCATCTCTGGACCTTCCCTCACCGAATGCCAAATCCCAACAAATTGACCAAACCACCCTTCTCAACCTCTTCAAATCCCAACAAAACCACCTCAACTATTTCTTCCAAAACCTCGATCTCTCTCAAACACTAACCTTCACCCAAACACTCCTCCACTGTAACGGCACTATTTTCTTCTCTGGCGTCGGCAAATCCGGTTTCGTCGCCAATAAAATCTCCCAAACCCTAATCTCCCTTGGCATTCGCGCCGGCTTTCTCTCCCCTCTCGACGCCCTCCATGGCGACATCGGCGCCCTCTACGCCTCCGACATCCTCGTCCTATTCAGCAAATCCGGGAACACTGAGGAGTTGCTCCGTCTGGTTCCGTGCGCCAAGGCGAAAGGTGCGTACCTGGTGTCGGTGACGTCCGTTGAAGGCAATGCTCTCACGGCGGTTTGCGATATGAATGTGCGTTTGCCTTTGGAGAGGGAATTGTGTCCGTTTGATTTGGCTCCTGTGACCTCAACTGCGATCCAGATGGTGTTTGGGGATACCGTCGCGATTGCGTTGATGGGAGCCAGGAATTTGAGTAAGGAAGAGTATGCGGCTAATCATCCTGCTGGAAGGATCGGCAAGAGCTTGATTTTCAAG GTAAAGGATGTGATGAAGAAGCAAAATGAGCTACCAATATGCAAGGAAGGAGATTTGATAATGGATCAGTTAGTCGAGCTGACGAGTAAAGGATGTGGGTGCCTGCTTGTTATAGATGAGGAGCATCACCTGATCGGAACGTTTACAGATGGCGATCTACGGCGTACTCTCAAGGCTAGTGGGGAAGCCATCTTTAAGCTTACAGTGGGAGAAATGTGCAACAG GAACCCAAGAACAATTGGTCCTGACGCAATGGCAGTGGAAGCCATGAAGAAGATGGAATCACCACCATCCCCTGTACAATTTTTGCCTGTTATTAAGGATGATAATATCCTGATTGGTATCGTTACCCTCCATGGATTAGTTTCAGCTGGGCTTTGA